From Entelurus aequoreus isolate RoL-2023_Sb linkage group LG22, RoL_Eaeq_v1.1, whole genome shotgun sequence, one genomic window encodes:
- the LOC133639461 gene encoding extracellular superoxide dismutase [Cu-Zn]-like: MHPCWPKRAAVLLLLLVCASADTSPPAEVFLNNGTLFAACKMRPSSSLAQGLPKVYGQVLFKQDYPQGKLKVLLRFNGFPEGSQPRAVHIHQYGDLQRGCESTGGHYNPGGVSHPNHPGDFGHFVPQLGRIHATFESEATLFGAVSALGRSVVVHERWDDFGRGGDAGSLLHGNAGRRLGCCVIGMTTPQLWNVYFQQISRRRV, from the exons ATGCATCCATGCTG GCCCAAGCGTGCAgcagtgctgctgctgctgctggtgtgcGCCTCAGCGGACACGTCACCTCCAGCTGAGGTCTTCCTCAACAATGGCACTCTGTTTGCGGCCTGTAAGATGAGACCCAGCTCCTCGCTGGCCCAGGGGTTGCCCAAAGTCTACGGCCAGGTCCTGTTCAAGCAGGATTACCCCCAGGGGaagctcaaagtcctcctgcgcTTCAACGGCTTCCCCGAGGGCAGCCAGCCCCGGGCCGTGCACATCCACCAGTATGGAGACCTGCAGCGCGGGTGCGAGTCCACGGGGGGGCACTACAACCCTGGAGGGGTTTCTCACCCCAACCACCCGGGAGACTTTGGACACTTTGTGCCCCAGCTGGGCAGAATCCATGCCACGTTCGAGTCCGAGGCCACACTGTTCGGGGCCGTGTCTGCGCTGGGGAGATCGGTGGTGGTCCATGAGCGGTGGGACGACTTTGGACGGGGGGGGGACGCTGGAAGTCTGCTGCACGGGAACGCGGGGCGCAGGCTGGGCTGCTGCGTTATTGGCATGACCACACCCCAGCTCTGGAATGTCTACTTCCAGCAGATCAGCAGGCGCAGAGTCTAA
- the LOC133639682 gene encoding ATP-dependent RNA helicase DHX15, which yields MSKRHRLDLGDDYSSKKRSEGRDRDSDRDRGDHSRDRDRDRDRDRDRDRDRERDVKPSSVPAKITQPAVMAMPQLKQMAMQQQINPFTNLPHTPRYYEILKKRLLLPVWEYKERFVDIITRHQSFVLVGETGSGKTTQIPQWCVDMVKGLPGPKRAVACTQPRRVAAMSVAQRVADEMDVMLGQEVGYSIRFEDCSSAKTILKYMTDGMLLREAMNDPLLERYGVIILDEAHERTLATDILMGVLKEVVRQRADLKVIVMSATLDAGKFQVYFDSCPLLTIPGRTHPVEIFYTPEPERDYLEAAIRTVIQIHMCEEDEGDCLLFLTGQEEIDEACKRIKREVDDLGPEVGDIKIIPLYSTLPPQQQQRIFEPPPPRKPNGAIGRKVVVSTNIAETSLTIDGVVFVIDPGFAKQKVYNPRIRVESLLVTAISKASAQQRAGRAGRTRPGKCFRLYTEKAYKTEMQDNTYPEILRSNLGSVVLQLKKLGIDDLVHFDFMDPPAPETLMRALELLNYLAALNDDGDLTELGSMMAEFPLDPQLAKMVIASCEFNCSNEILSITAMLSVPQCFVRPTEAKKAADESKMRFAHIDGDHLTLLNVYHAFKQNHEATQWCYDNFVNYRSLMSADNVRQQLSRIMDRFNLPRRSTEFTSRDYYINIRRALCTGFFMQVAHLERTGHYLTVKDNQVVQLHPSTVLDHKPEWVLYNEFVLTTKNYIRTCTDIKPEWLVKIAPQYYEMGNFPQCEAKRQLERIVAKLDSKEYSQY from the exons ATGTCCAAAAGGCACCGTTTGGACCTGGGCGATGACTACTCCAGCAAGAAGAGGTCTGAAGG GCGTGACAGAGACTCAGACCGAGACCGTGGGGATCATTCTAGGGACAGGGACCGAGACCGGGACCGCGATCGTGACCGGGACAGAGACCGCGAAAGAGACGTGAAGCCTTCAAGCGTGCCGGCCAAAATCACGCAGCCGGCCGTCATGGCCATGCCGCAGCTGAAGCAGATGGCCATGCAGCAACAGATCAATCCCTTCACCAACCTGCCGCACACGCCGCGCTATTATGAAATCCTGAAGAAAAGGTTACTGCTTCCTGTGTGGGAGTATAAGGAACGCTTTGTCGATATCATCACGCGCCATCAGAGCTTTGTCCTAGTGGGAGAGACGGGCTCCGGGAAGACGACACAG ATCCCTCAGTGGTGTGTGGACATGGTGAAGGGCCTGCCTGGTCCAAAGAGGGCTGTGGCCTGTACTCAGCCAAGGAGAGTAGCAGCCATGAGTGTGGCCCAAAGAGTGGCAGATGAAATGGATGTCATGCTCGGACAGGAAGTGGGCTACTCCATCCGATTTGAAGACTGTAGCTCCGCCAAAACAATACTGAA GTACATGACAGACGGTATGTTGCTAAGAGAGGCCATGAACGACCCACTTCTGGAGCGCTATGGAGTGATTATTCTGGACGAGGCCCACGAGCGAACGCTGGCCACAGATATTTTGATGGGCGTGCTGAAGGAGGTGGTGCGGCAAAGAGCAGATCTGAAG GTGATCGTGATGAGTGCTACACTGGACGCTGGCAAGTTCCAGGTGTACTTTGACAGCTGCCCCCTGCTGACTATTCCTGGTCGCACACACCCGGTGGAGATCTTCTACACACCCGAGCCAGAGAGGGACTACCTTGAGGCTGCCATCCGCACCGTCATCCAGATTCACATGTGTGAGGAAGATGAGGGCGATTGCCTTCTCTTTCTCACTGGTCAAGAG GAAATTGATGAAGCGTGCAAACGGATCAAGCGTGAGGTGGATGACCTTGGGCCTGAAGTTGGAGACATCAAGATCATTCCGCTGTATTCCACATTGCCACCACAGCAGCAGCAAAGGATCTTTGAGCCGCCACCTCCAAGGAAGCCCAATGGTGCCATAGGTAGAAAG GTGGTGGTGTCGACAAACATCGCTGAGACGTCTCTGACCATCGACGGCGTGGTCTTTGTCATCGATCCTGGCTTCGCCAAACAGAAG GTGTACAACCCCCGCATCAGAGTGGAGTCGTTGCTGGTCACCGCCATTAGTAAAGCGTCTGCCCAGCAGAGGGCGGGGCGAGCTGGCAGGACCCGACCGGGCAAATGTTTCCGCCTTTATACAGAAAAAGCTTATAAAACGGAGATGCAG GATAACACCTATCCGGAAATCCTGCGTTCCAACTTGGGGTCAGTGGTCCTGCAGCTGAAAAAGCTGGGCATCGATGACCTCGTGCACTTTGACTTCATGGATCCACCAG CGCCCGAAACCTTGATGAGAGCCTTGGAGCTGCTCAATTACTTGGCCGCGCTCAACGACGACGGCGACTTGACTGAGCTGGGCTCCATGATGGCGGAGTTCCCTCTGGACCCCCAACTGGCCAAGATGGTCATCGCCAGCTGCGAGTTCAACTGCTCCAACGAGATCCTTTCCATTACTGCCATGCTGTCAG TCCCACAGTGTTTTGTGCGTCCCACGGAGGCCAAGAAGGCAGCGGACGAGTCCAAGATGAGGTTCGCCCACATCGACGGCGACCACCTGACTCTCCTCAACGTTTACCACGCCTTCAAGCAAA ACCACGAGGCCACCCAGTGGTGCTATGACAACTTTGTCAACTACCGCTCGCTGATGTCCGCCGACAACGTGCGGCAGCAGCTGTCCAGGATCATGGACCGCTTCAACCTGCCCCGCAGGAGCACTGAGTTCACCAGTCGAGATTACTACATCAACATCCGCAGGGCGCTTTGCACCGGCTTCTTCATGCAG GTGGCTCATCTGGAGCGCACGGGTCATTACCTTACGGTCAAAGACAACCAGGTGGTCCAACTGCACCCATCTACAGTCCTGGACCACAAGCCTGAATGGGTCCTCTACAACGAGTTTGTCCTCACCACCAAAAACTACATTCGCACTTGCACAGACATCAAACCCGAGTG GCTGGTGAAGATCGCCCCCCAGTACTACGAAATGGGCAACTTCCCACAATGTGAAGCTAAACGACAGCTGGAGCGAATCGTTGCCAAACTAGACAGCAAAGAGTATTCCCAGTACTAA